A region from the Brettanomyces bruxellensis chromosome 4, complete sequence genome encodes:
- a CDS encoding uncharacterized protein (BUSCO:EOG09261YLQ), translating into MWRKSGQHGYHHPIEQTPGSNDYLFNSSDSLNDDLQKETKNPLTKSSFFKSLTSLSTLGKSSHEYGNGRTSISSIDARQSFNRSRVASANSGKVVIGAGFSYMDTASPSPSPSIRSISPSIPPAVAKSNLDSTYAHHQHSHRHRHNHSHQSGRAISGSEEEDDVWSADIGDIGQNSESTVGKESPGMVKPALYPSLEGLTLEGKSEDSKRDESNNINIKAGSKLPKAGLAHDVSKNNVVASDSEYSLIRSDWKELVGNPFSSLTKYLPNDKEAIKYKKIVRVLTKEPFDIGELRKQSWSGIPASIRPLVWQILVGYLPANRGTRASVLGRKRKEYASSIRQLLQGQKDQAMWHQIEIDVPRTNPGIHLYAQDATHRSLERILYLWAVRHPASGYVQGINDLVTPFFQVFLSAYLCKPETVVNFDPKQAPTELMTTVEADTYWCLTKMLDTIQDNYIHEQPGIIRQIDQLKDLITRDEPRLAKHLADQNLDFIQFAFRWMNCLLMREFELPLVIRMWDTYLSDFPDGFSKFHVYVCCAFLRRFGDVLINMEFQDIIMFLQDSKKTDLWTEKDIEMMLSEAYVWESLYENASAHLK; encoded by the exons atgTGGAGAAAATCTGGTCAGCATGGATACCACCATCCAATTGAG CAAACACCCGGATCGAATGACTATCTGTTCAATTCAAGTGACAGTCTAAATGACgatcttcaaaaagaaaccAAGAATCCACTGacaaaatcatcatttttcaaatctcTAACCTCGTTAAGCACTTTGGGCAAGTCCTCACATGAGTATGGAAACGGACGAACTAGCATTAGCAGTATCGATGCTAGGCAATCGTTCAATCGTTCACGAGTAGCATCTGCGAATTCTGGCAAAGTTGTTATAGGTGCTGGGTTCAGTTATATGGATACAGCATCACCTTCCCCTTCCCCAAGCATAAGATCAATTTCTCCTAGTATTCCACCAGCAGTAGCCAAAAGCAACTTGGATAGCACATATGCACACCATCAGCACAGCCATCGTCACCGCCACAATCACAGCCACCAGAGTGGCCGTGCAATATCTGGCTctgaggaggaagatgatgtttGGAGTGCAGATATAGGAGATATAGGTCAAAATAGTGAGAGCACAGTTGGGAAAGAGAGCCCCGGAATGGTAAAGCCCGCACTATATCCCTCACTTGAGGGGTTGACACTTGAGGGTAAGTCTGAGGATAGTAAGCGTGACGAAAGTAATAACATTAATATCAAAGCAGGCTCAAAATTACCAAAAGCAGGCCTGGCGCACGATGtctcaaaaaataatgtggTTGCAAGTGATAGTGAATACAGTTTGATACGATCAGATTGGAAGGAGTTGGTGGGGAATCCCTTTTCGAGTCTTACAAAGTACCTTCCTAACGATAAGGAGGCCATCaagtataaaaaaattgtgcGTGTGCTCACAAAAGAGCCTTTTGACATAGGCGAGCTCAGGAAGCAGAGCTGGAGCGGAATTCCGGCCTCGATAAGACCACTAGTGTGGCAGATATTGGTGGGATATCTGCCTGCAAATAGGGGAACTCGAGCTTCGGTCTTGGGTAGAAAACGTAAGGAATATGCCAGTAGCATTCGACAGTTACTTCAAGGACAGAAAGACCAGGCCATGTGGCATCAGATCGAGATAGATGTCCCCAGAACGAATCCTGGTATACATCTATATGCGCAAGATGCCACACATAGGTCTCTTGAGCGAATTTTATACCTTTGGGCGGTTAGGCATCCCGCTTCTGGCTATGTTCAGGGAATAAACGACTTGGTTACACCATTTTTTCAGGTTTTTCTCTCTGCATATCTTTGCAAGCCAGAGACTGTTGTCAATTTTGACCCAAAGCAAGCACCAACTGAACTTATGACGACAGTTGAGGCTGACACGTATTGGTGTCTGACAAAAATGCTAGATACGATCCAGGATAACTACATTCATGAGCAGCCGGGAATCATCCGGCAGATCGATCAGTTGAAGGACTTAATTACGCGGGATGAACCACGTTTGGCAAAGCATTTGGCGGACCAGAATTTGGATTTCATTCAGTTTGCTTTCAGGTGGATGAATTGTCTCCTCATGCGAGAATTTGAGCTTCCATTAGTTATCAGGATGTGGGATACCtatctttctgattttccaGACGGTTTCAGCAAGTTCCACGTGTATGTTTGCTGTGCATTTCTGCGGCGGTTTGGTGACGTTTTAATTAATATGGAATTCCAGGATATCATAATGTTTCTTCAGGATAGCAAGAAGACTGATTTATGGACGGAAAAGGATATTGAGATGATGCTAAGTGAGGCATATGTCTGGGAGAGTCTGTATGAGAATGCATCTGCTCATTTGAAGTAA
- a CDS encoding uncharacterized protein (MEROPS:MER0022061~BUSCO:EOG09263RDD) → MVTVDICSKLTEETVRAAEFEQQLRNKRLDLKPNVEKEMGITKIKRTDDTKIRSFYTTEVKSLKPGDAKPWKKQAHYFQTVHIAISALIKMTVHARLGGPLEIMGMMTGKYIGNDLVVLDSFPLPVHGTESRVNPLDEAYEFMLSYIEQEHKSGLHPENIIGWYHSHPGFGCWLSGIDVKTQLLNQTFQDPYVAIVIDPEQTASLGKVSIGAFRAYYPNARQDEKIQSEIRHGVTNRTEIKDQTSHEQLKDYGFHANQYYALNVSVFCTDEDQKVLSNMGTSSWFSALCDTVKSNDAVDIEELSRLNDHVSREINSALRNNEYRSGAEMERTSSSSNYRRQVSAISSPMFGASDGPGSKSGGRQKEDDEYRGALLTQHIDVSAVSAMQRYLADEALDELFG, encoded by the coding sequence ATGGTAACCGTGGACATCTGTTCAAAGCTCACCGAGGAAACGGTTAGGGCTGCGGAATTTGAGCAACAACTAAGAAATAAACGATTGGACCTGAAGCCAAACgttgagaaagaaatgggCATTACAAAAATTAAGCGAACTGATGATACGAAGATTAGGAGCTTTTACACCACCGAAGTCAAGAGTTTGAAGCCAGGAGATGCCAAACCATGGAAAAAGCAAGCACACTACTTTCAGACGGTTCATATAGCGATTTCTGCTTTGATCAAAATGACAGTGCACGCAAGATTGGGAGGACCACTGGAGATTATGGGAATGATGACTGGCAAGTATATTGGAAATGATCTCGTAGTTCTCGACAGTTTCCCACTTCCAGTTCATGGTACAGAGTCAAGGGTTAACCCGCTAGATGAGGCATATGAGTTCATGCTTAGTTATATTGAGCAGGAGCACAAATCAGGTTTGCATCCCGAAAATATCATTGGCTGGTATCATTCACATCCAGGATTTGGATGCTGGCTTTCGGGTATAGATGTGAAGACACAACTACTCAATCAGACGTTTCAAGATCCGTATGTGGCAATAGTTATTGACCCCGAACAGACTGCCAGTCTTGGAAAAGTTTCGATCGGCGCATTTCGGGCCTATTATCCTAATGCACGACAGGATGAGAAGATACAGTCGGAAATACGCCATGGCGTAACAAATAGAACGGAAATAAAGGACCAGACAAGCCATGAGCAGTTGAAAGATTACGGATTTCATGCCAACCAGTACTACGCGCTTAATGTTAGTGTTTTCTGCACAGATGAGGACCAGAAAGTTCTTTCCAACATGGGCACATCAAGCTGGTTTTCGGCTCTTTGTGACACGGTGAAATCTAATGATGCTGTGGATATTGAAGAGTTAAGTCGATTGAACGATCACGTGAGCAGAGAAATTAACAGTGCACTCAGGAATAACGAATACAGAAGTGGAGCGGAGATGGAaagaacttcttcttcttcgaaCTACAGGCGGCAGGTTTCGGCTATCTCTTCGCCAATGTTTGGGGCATCTGATGGTCCAGGTTCGAAATCGGGGGGTaggcaaaaagaagatgatgagtACAGAGGTGCCTTGCTAACACAACACATTGATGTAAGTGCAGTAAGTGCTATGCAACGCTATTTGGCTGATGAGGCACTTGATGAGCTCTTTGGATGA
- a CDS encoding uncharacterized protein (SECRETED:SignalP(1-18)): MSALIALTLAVIPSLVGATGDMVGCYSSVPSSWVDKGSYTWQSSDYCSSQCSGYDFYAMSGNKCYCGSSQPSGSQSNSCSTTCDGYPSDMCGGTNAYNVYAQEGVTVSSANSDDSGSSSTEDSTSAAGTSSTAAASSSQTNAGATTSAAGTSSDSESSSETSSTNSDSANPTTSSKSSATVETTVLNSSTIVTSVVTVTSKTSSPKSTDTSSSSSATSSATASSTPESKKSSSGSNTGAIAGGVVGGVVGLGLIAAGLFFFIWRKRRNDDYESGDNTSNGIVDDVAYEEALKSSTNPFASEQDDTANRVMLGRRRLSDGSLADAADYNRKVLRVANPDDDIPENNTTGKF, translated from the coding sequence ATGTCGGCACTTATAGCACTCACACTAGCCGTGATACCGTCATTGGTGGGGGCCACAGGCGATATGGTGGGCTGCTACTCCAGCGTCCCGTCGTCCTGGGTCGATAAGGGCTCATATACCTGGCAGTCGTCGGATTATTGCTCCAGTCAATGTAGTGGGTATGACTTTTATGCCATGTCAGGCAACAAATGCTACTGTGGCTCATCACAGCCATCAGGCAGCCAGAGTAACTCTTGCTCAACAACATGCGATGGATATCCATCGGATATGTGTGGAGGAACAAACGCGTACAACGTTTATGCGCAGGAAGGTGTGACTGTATCATCCGCAAATTCAGACGACTCAGGCTCAAGTTCGACCGAAGATTCGACTTCTGCCGCCGGCACCTCGtcaacagcagcagcatcAAGCAGTCAGACGAATGCTGGTGCGACAACCTCGGCTGCAGGCACGAGTTCGGACTCAGAAAGCTCTTCCGAGACCTCATCTACAAATTCCGACTCTGCAAACCCTACAACGAGCTCAAAGTCTAGTGCAACTGTTGAAACAACCGTTTTGAACAGTAGCACGATTGTCACATCTGTGGTGACAGTCACGTCGAAGACGTCGTCTCCTAAATCGACGGACACgtcatcatcttcgtcAGCCACATCGTCAGCCACAGCTTCATCCACACCagagagcaaaaaaagctcTTCTGGGTCAAATACAGGTGCAATAGCCGGTGGAGTCGTTGGCGGAGTCGTGGGTCTAGGCCTAATTGCGGCTGGattgttcttcttcatctggagaaagaggagaaacGATGATTACGAGTCTGGCGACAACACAAGCAACGGAATAGTTGATGATGTGGCTTACGAGGAGGCCCTTAAGTCGAGCACGAATCCATTTGCCTCTGAGCAGGATGATACGGCAAACAGAGTGATGCTGGGAAGGCGGAGATTGAGTGATGGATCTCTTGCAGATGCTGCCGATTACAACCGAAAAGTTCTAAGAGTCGCAAAtcctgatgatgatattccTGAGAACAACACCACGGGCAAGTTCTGA
- a CDS encoding uncharacterized protein (BUSCO:EOG092629ZN), with protein MVTSVNPVPKYEETVYNALLGLQTKLLEAKADPKYSDNKEIQKIYKDVLEQITALGTIRDDRKEDTVGNADGKKPTAILNKVDVLIDEIFQLLSLFFVSFGLSNTAPATYASLTTVQRLLIHLEESRVYTRQDLEPIKERLNEISKIIEQASIANQDDMAEVQRRQAQYRERDRWEDDSMSEEEEEEEYNEDEERGKATETEIQLLRHKLAVSYATYDELSKRIQNVPPEVQTLIDELLSIKYRVLQLMSESGKRDASRDMKNYHKSLNHLARKLERTQAECDVALKKQADAPEKKDAGNSDEGSEAVLKGLLDDCHNYLSNLQMGVDRVDPHLRPLYQRLILLHSKLSKLLVTRRWSMRTVDLYSYQKELGKFDKSRVGGFFGSKDYKGQSVLLYLLRSCYAIVYKLLESSEPVSEALQPLHNQLSTVHRCLLDLKRSGGVSSLRELYPYQLKLTSIDNEAVDGVFKVNGQIPPGQATLTALLSECFDILHELKVDYYDTHEDIDESTLQTSNDKAANIIGTKALQESTYDYNDVGEENYNEAEDNLADYPSSYNSDEESDPEEEEK; from the coding sequence ATGGTTACATCAGTCAACCCTGTGCCGAAATATGAGGAAACAGTGTACAATGCATTGTTAGGACTTCAGACGAAGCTTCTTGAGGCAAAAGCAGACCCAAAGTACTCAGATAACAAGGAAATAcagaaaatatacaaagACGTTCTTGAACAGATCACAGCATTAGGAACTATTCGGGATGACAGAAAGGAGGATACGGTAGGTAATGCGGATGGCAAGAAGCCAACGGCAATTTTGAACAAGGTGGATGTGCTAATTGACGAAATTTTCCAGCTTTTATCGCTTTTCTTTGTGAGTTTTGGATTGTCAAATACTGCACCTGCCACTTACGCATCGCTTACAACGGTGCAAAGACTTCTTATACATTTGGAGGAGTCACGTGTTTACACAAGGCAAGACTTAGAGCCAATCAAGGAGCGGCTTAATGAGATTTCAAAGATCATAGAGCAGGCTTCAATTGCAAATCAGGATGATATGGCAGAAGTGCAAAGAAGGCAAGCCCAATATAGGGAGAGAGATCGGTGGGAGGACGATAGTATGagtgaggaggaagaggaagaggagtacaatgaggatgaagagaGAGGAAAAGCTACCGAGACGGAAATCCAGTTGTTGAGGCACAAACTGGCAGTTTCGTATGCAACGTACGACGAGCTGAGTAAAAGGATCCAGAATGTTCCACCCGAGGTGCAGACTTTGATTGATGAACTTCTTTCGATTAAGTACAGGGTGCTTCAGCTTATGTCAGAGTCGGGTAAGAGAGATGCTTCCAGAGACATGAAGAATTACCACAAGAGTTTGAATCACTTGGCCAGAAAGCTTGAGAGAACGCAAGCCGAGTGTGATGTGGCGTTGAAAAAGCAGGCTGATGCtcctgaaaagaaagatgccGGAAACTCGGACGAAGGTTCCGAGGCTGTGCTCAAAGGTCTCTTGGATGATTGCCACAACTATCTCAGCAACTTGCAGATGGGAGTGGACAGGGTGGATCCCCACCTTAGACCTCTATACCAGAGATTGATCTTGCTCCACTCGAAATTATCCAAGCTCTTGGTTACCCGGCGTTGGTCTATGCGAACTGTGGACTTATACAGCTATCAGAAAGAGCTCGGAAAGTTTGATAAGTCTCGTGTTGGGGGCTTTTTCGGCAGCAAGGACTACAAAGGCCAGTCTGTTCTTCTCTACTTGCTGAGATCGTGCTATGCCATCGTCTATAAGCTTTTGGAGTCATCAGAGCCTGTCAGTGAGGCTTTACAACCTTTGCACAACCAGCTTAGTACTGTTCATCGTTGTCTTTTGGACCTCAAGCGGTCCGGTGGAGTTTCTTCACTCAGAGAGCTTTATCCATACCAGCTGAAGCTCACCTCAATAGACAATGAGGCTGTTGATGGCGTTTTTAAAGTTAATGGCCAGATCCCACCCGGTCAGGCCACTCTTACCGCACTTTTATCGGAGTGTTTTGACATTTTGCACGAGCTTAAGGTGGACTACTATGATACTCAtgaagatattgatgaaaGCACGCTTCAAACCTCAAATGATAAAGCTGCAAATATCATTGGAACTAAAGCTTTACAGGAGAGCACTTACGATTACAACGATGTTGGTGAGGAAAATTACAATGAGGCCGAGGACAACTTGGCAGACTATCCTTCCAGTTATAATAGTGATGAAGAGAGTGATCctgaggaggaagagaagtAG
- a CDS encoding uncharacterized protein (BUSCO:EOG09263MEM) has product MSLETIYGRGRTRTRQENITDDGKWSGRPKLQATFEPGITVQTVITKSLTDEQIKEITTLGRLSEIEHMLKTNSYVPDERNRSPSPAPTYNSKGQRTNTRELRYKNKFMNERDELILDLLQNVPEYEAPFWYRRMKHITGKLFVPTEEHPEINFMGLLIGPRGNTLRRIERESGAKIGLRGKGSVKGGNANSASSEKMLLEEPLHCQIVADTREQVAKAKKLCQEVIDKAIYSGPGENDFKRNQLKELAILNGTLREESEHICSLCGEKGHTRHDCPNKRKIDYVSTLVCSKCGNVGHLAKDCRLSVGQYATDANTGAARTIMDAGQDKNKAMDDEFASMMRDLNGEDQPEDQNDEGALQISENTENQVTRSESQYSNSPREYSNNPGQYSNSSRHFSNHSDMNMNRGQSQNLYQSGHRPDYYPGSSEGYSREYGGSNNGYNADYRSHSYNDNRNKARGRSEYHNPARFSDHRHDQPPSYSQEMRNSSRFNIGPSDYHHSSSFRGSDRSRYGDNESRWHDDRPHGYNNGYNGRDNADRNVQRPYNGGNRQYSGGESHYETSSQNWNHRDTQYSSGNYREEMSSYGQGQHHGYAEKRHYTEDRNSNYNGKRPRFESAAPQPKLQAPPGFYSDNSVSRQRAPPPPPSNRPRRPPPPPGGSR; this is encoded by the coding sequence ATGTCTTTGGAAACGATTTATGGACGAGGTAGGACTCGAACTCGCCAAGAAAACATAACAGATGATGGAAAATGGTCAGGACGGCCAAAACTACAAGCAACATTTGAACCTGGCATTACTGTGCAAACAGTAATCACAAAATCTCTTACAGATGAGCAGATCAAGGAAATTACAACCTTAGGACGGTTATCCGAGATTGAACACATGCTCAAAACCAACAGCTATGTGCCGGATGAAAGGAACAGATCGCCGTCTCCAGCTCCCACATATAATAGCAAAGGTCAGAGAACAAACACTCGAGAATTGCGGTataagaataagttcaTGAATGAAAGAGACGAGCTGATCCTCGATCTATTGCAGAATGTTCCAGAATACGAGGCTCCATTTTGGTACCGGCGCATGAAGCATATTACAGGCAAATTGTTTGTTCCGACCGAGGAGCATCCCGAAATCAACTTTATGGGACTTCTGATTGGCCCAAGAGGAAACACACTTCGGCGTATTGAGCGTGAAAGTGGTGCAAAAATTGGCCTTAGGGGCAAGGGATCTGTTAAAGGAGGAAATGCCAACTCGGCATCGAGTGAAAAAATGCTCTTGGAGGAGCCTCTTCATTGCCAAATAGTCGCAGATACCAGGGAACAGGTAGCTAAGGCAAAAAAGCTCTGCCAAGAGGTTATAGATAAGGCCATATACTCGGGACCTGGCGAAAATGACTTTAAACGTAACCAGTTGAAAGAGCTTGCCATATTAAATGGTACATTGCGAGAGGAATCGGAGCACATTTGCAGTCTTTGTGGTGAAAAGGGCCATACCAGACATGATTGCCcaaacaaaagaaagatagaTTATGTTAGCACACTTGTTTGCTCCAAGTGTGGAAATGTCGGTCATCTTGCCAAAGACTGCCGACTTAGTGTCGGTCAGTATGCCACTGATGCAAATACAGGTGCAGCAAGAACAATTATGGATGCTGGCCAGGATAAAAACAAGGCCATGGACGATGAGTTTGCATCCATGATGCGTGATTTGAACGGCGAGGATCAGCCTGAAGATCAGAATGATGAAGGTGCTCTCCAGATTTCAGAAAATACTGAAAATCAAGTGACCCGTTCCGAAAgtcaatattcaaatagtCCAAGGGAATATTCAAACAATCCAGGCCAGTATTCAAATAGTTCAAGACATTTCTCAAATCACTCTGACATGAACATGAATCGCGGTCAATCGCAAAATTTGTATCAATCGGGCCATAGACCCGATTACTACCCAGGTTCAAGTGAAGGCTACTCCAGAGAATATGGTGGAAGCAACAATGGTTATAATGCTGATTACCGTTCTCATTCTTACAATGATAATCGTAATAAGGCTCGTGGACGAAGCGAATACCACAATCCAGCAAGATTTTCGGATCACCGGCACGACCAACCACCTTCATATTCGCAAGAAATGCGCAATTCTTCTCGCTTCAATATTGGGCCGAGCGattatcatcattcttcatcattcaGGGGTTCTGACAGATCCAGATATGGGGATAATGAATCAAGATGGCATGATGACAGACCTCATGGATACAACAATGGATATAATGGAAGGGATAATGCCGATAGAAACGTCCAAAGACCATATAATGGAGGAAACAGACAATATTCCGGAGGAGAAAGTCACTATGAGACTTCGTCTCAAAACTGGAATCACCGGGATACTCAGTATAGTAGTGGAAACTATAGAGAAGAAATGTCATCTTATGGACAGGGTCAACATCATGGATATGCGGAAAAACGCCACTATACTGAAGATAGGAACAGCAATTATAACGGAAAGAGGCCGAGATTTGAATCTGCCGCGCCACAGCCGAAACTTCAGGCACCTCCTGGATTCTACTCTGATAATTCTGTATCAAGGCAAAGAGCTCCTCCACCTCCACCTTCAAATAGGCCAAGAAGGCCACCTCCACCTCCTGGAGGATCAAGATGA
- a CDS encoding uncharacterized protein (MEROPS:MER0045883~BUSCO:EOG092638EN), with product MQENDLPYFPKNVTPSEKVIPVADCNYHTYFWSVERDPKDYKGRILILHGYRDLRQVYYYFLEQLALNGYDVFYFDQRGEGETVLKNGKKGTTNDEHAFKAVDYFIEYNQKELEQEAKEGKVDEAKKLSILSVSMGGGISLNYAAIGKYASNLAGMVNIAPLILLHEKTYPGRITEFVVRTLCAIPGCQSLHVKTNLHPEYISGDSKYSEYIRERDRKSPLSATLVESRDFILRGRRLLLPAYYKKVDKELPILICHGDTDYINDIEGSRMFLVKLKEVPGMKNKKIIEYRNGRHELFIDRPEIRDKVINDVVDFLDSIHK from the coding sequence ATGCAGGAAAACGATCTTCCATACTTTCCCAAAAATGTGACCCCTTCTGAAAAGGTTATCCCAGTTGCTGATTGCAACTATCACACATACTTCTGGAGTGTGGAAAGAGATCCGAAAGATTATAAGGGAAGAATTTTGATTCTTCATGGATATAGAGACCTTAGACAGGTGTACTACTACTTTTTGGAGCAGTTGGCACTAAACGGATATGATGTGTTCTACTTCGACCAgagaggagaaggagaaacaGTTTTGAAAAACGGTAAAAAAGGAACTACCAACGATGAGCACGCATTTAAAGCCGTTGACTATTTCATTGAGTACAATCAGAAAGAGTTAGAGCAAGAGGCGAAGGAGGGAAAAGTGGATGAAGCAAAGAAGTTGAGCATTCTAAGTGTCTCAATGGGAGGTGGAATCTCACTAAACTACGCGGCAATAGGAAAATATGCCTCGAATTTGGCCGGCATGGTTAACATTGCACCACTAATTCTTTTGCACGAAAAAACGTACCCCGGGAGAATTACCGAGTTTGTCGTCCGAACATTGTGTGCAATTCCAGGATGCCAGTCTCTACATGTGAAAACTAATCTTCATCCAGAATACATTTCGGGAGATTCGAAATACAGTGAATATATCAGGGAAAGAGACAGGAAAAGCCCGCTTTCAGCCACGCTTGTAGAGTCACGTGACTTCATTCTTAGAGGACGCCGACTTCTTTTGCCAGCGTACTACAAGAAAGTTGACAAGGAGTTACCAATTTTAATTTGCCATGGAGATACAGATTACATCAATGATATCGAAGGAAGCCGTATGTTTTTAgtgaagttgaaggaggTTCCGGGCAtgaagaacaagaaaattattGAATACCGTAACGGGAGGCACGAACTTTTCATTGATCGTCCGGAGATAAGAGACAAGGTGATCAATGatgttgttgattttttggATAGCATACACAAATAA